In Carya illinoinensis cultivar Pawnee chromosome 10, C.illinoinensisPawnee_v1, whole genome shotgun sequence, one DNA window encodes the following:
- the LOC122279891 gene encoding glucan endo-1,3-beta-glucosidase 13-like isoform X1 → MTKKMWALQYLLLMECYLVLTAEGHVVQQKKDAGIPVTTILSPPEGTTTFLDGTTWCVALAGVPQVNLQEALDWACGLGMADCKEIQEGGKCFEPETLLSHASYAFNNYYQQSGNSAIACNFGGTAALTKNNPSYGKCVYSTPGSVSSAVPSILMSKKNPGSLWWKLALLMLL, encoded by the exons ATGACAAAGAAAATGTGGGCTTTGCAGTACCTTTTGTTGATGGAATGCTATCTGG TTTTGACAGCAGAAGGTCATGTAGTGCAACAGAAGAAAGATGCAGGAATTCCAGTGACAACAATATTGTCCCCTCCAGAAGGCACCACAACATTCCTTGACGGCACGACGTGGTGCGTGGCACTTGCTGGGGTCCCTCAAGTTAATTTGCAGGAAGCATTAGATTGGGCGTGTGGACTGGGGATGGCAGACTGCAAAGAAATCCAAGAGGGCGGGAAATGTTTTGAGCCAGAAACTCTCTTGTCTCATGCATCCTATGCTTTCAACAACTATTACCAACAGAGTGGGAATTCTGCTATTGCTTGCAATTTTGGAGGAACTGCTGCCTTAACCAAAAATAATCCAA GTTATGGAAAATGTGTCTACAGCACACCTGG ATCTGTCTCTTCAGCAGTACCTTCAATATTAATGTCCAAGAAGAATCCAGGCTCTCTGTGGTGGAAACTTGCCCTGCTTATGCTTTTGTAG
- the LOC122279891 gene encoding glucan endo-1,3-beta-glucosidase 2-like isoform X3: MTKKMWALQYLLLMECYLVLTAEGHVVQQKKDAGIPVTTILSPPEGTTTFLDGTTWCVALAGVPQVNLQEALDWACGLGMADCKEIQEGGKCFEPETLLSHASYAFNNYYQQSGNSAIACNFGGTAALTKNNPNLSLQQYLQY, from the exons ATGACAAAGAAAATGTGGGCTTTGCAGTACCTTTTGTTGATGGAATGCTATCTGG TTTTGACAGCAGAAGGTCATGTAGTGCAACAGAAGAAAGATGCAGGAATTCCAGTGACAACAATATTGTCCCCTCCAGAAGGCACCACAACATTCCTTGACGGCACGACGTGGTGCGTGGCACTTGCTGGGGTCCCTCAAGTTAATTTGCAGGAAGCATTAGATTGGGCGTGTGGACTGGGGATGGCAGACTGCAAAGAAATCCAAGAGGGCGGGAAATGTTTTGAGCCAGAAACTCTCTTGTCTCATGCATCCTATGCTTTCAACAACTATTACCAACAGAGTGGGAATTCTGCTATTGCTTGCAATTTTGGAGGAACTGCTGCCTTAACCAAAAATAATCCAA ATCTGTCTCTTCAGCAGTACCTTCAATATTAA
- the LOC122280008 gene encoding photosystem I reaction center subunit psaK, chloroplastic-like has product MATTVMTSLPQYSGLRPQISAAPVRSLAAIQPMRRKGKGALGARCDFIGSPTNLIMVVSTSLMLFAGRFGLAPSANRKATAGLKLEARNSGLQTGDPAGFTLADTLACGSVGHIIGVGVVLGLKNMGSL; this is encoded by the exons ATGGCAACTACTGTGATGACTTCTCTCCCACAATATAGTGGGCTAAGACCTCAAATTTCAGCAGCTCCAGTCCGAAGCCTG GCAGCAATTCAACCAATGAGGCGTAAGGGAAAGGGAGCTTTGGGTGCTCGCTGTGATTTCATTGGATCACCCACAAATTTG ATAATGGTGGTTTCTACGAGTCTGATGCTATTTGCTGGGAGGTTTGGGTTAGCACCATCGGCAAACAGAAAGGCGACGGCTGGACTGAAGCTTGAAGCAAGGAACTCCGGCCTGCAGACAGGTGACCCAGCTGGTTTCACTCTTGCAGATACCTTGGCATGTGGATCAGTTGGTCACATTATTGGGGTTGGGGTTGTTCTTGGCCTTAAAAACATGGGTTCACTGTAA